Within the Vigna angularis cultivar LongXiaoDou No.4 chromosome 10, ASM1680809v1, whole genome shotgun sequence genome, the region GATCGTGATGTACACTCCAGGTTCATCTTGCTCAATCCATTCTGCCTCCAGGTCACTAGCATTGCTCATTGAAGGCTCGTCTCTAGAAGAAGTGGTTGTCCTAGATGCTTCCACAGATGATCCTGCTGGGAAGTTTGGACCACCACCTTGATCCATAGCTTCAGATTGGTTATTCAATGAGGGTTTATAGTGATTCCTTGGTGTCCATTCCTTCAACGACATCGACCCCGGGCTTTCTTGTCCAGATGTCAGTCTTGAGTAAGAAGAATCTCTTTGCTGTTCAAAGGCAACAATGTATAATCACAAATCTTTAACTCAATATAGGCAAGTGTTGTTGTTGCAgtctttttcataaaaaataacaaggTCGATGAAATGAACTGCTGTAAACAAAACATCATACTGGTGTAGAAGTTGTAGATTACCTCATCCTCAGATCTGGAAGGAGTGTTAAGAGCTTGTCGATTGAATCTCTGGACATTGTAAAGCTCCATGATTCTGTCATAATTCTCACCCCACCATTTTTGAGCTTGCCACTTGTCAAAAATCTCTCGGCTTCAAATTTAAATGGTGAGTGCTTTCAGTCTTCACTCATAGTAGATAATTAACTTTTGCAACAactcaaaattttcatatactTTGTATGATATTAACTATTAAGGCCTCGAACATACATTTTCTATCACAAATTAGAACATGCAACTAAATCTATTGGTTCCCATTTTCAATTCAATTCTATCTCTACAAATGGAATCTATGTCAAGGGAAGTGGCAACAGTGCAGAGTTAGTCCAACAATTAATAAACAGTTTAGTTTGAACGGTTTCATTATTTAATGGTCTGAATAAAGAATCAAAGGTCTAACTTTATTAAAACAAGTAATAATATTCTCTGTATAATAATAAGTCCTCATAATAGGTACATATTCTTCACAACTTTCAATTCAAATCTATCTCTACAAAAATGGAATCGTGTCAAGGGCAGTGGCAACAATGCAGGGTTAGGACAACAATTAATAACTAATTTAGTTTGAGTGGGTTTATTATTTAATGCTCTGAATAAAGAATCATATATCTAAAATTAGTAAAACAATTCAGTATTAAGGCTTGTGATTTCTTAATATACCTGAAGCGAATTCTTTTGAGATCATTTCCACCATTAGGAAGAGACACAAAGGTAATGTGAACACCTGGTTCCACCTGTGCCATCCACTCCTTGGTTTCATCCTCTTCCTCAACAACAACATCACATGCTGGTGCTGACTCAGGGCCTCTAGAGGTCCTATCACCATTCAAGCCACCCATAAATCTTTGGTCTGATCTACCACCAGGGATATAGGAGCTTGTGAAGTCCCAAGCAGGGGTTGAAGTTGAGCTTGCTCCTCCAATATAGGGGTATGGAACCCCTTCTGAAATGGTGTCAAAGTCAGGATATGGCCTCTGTCCTTTCTTGTAGGCACTGGACCCTGTGCAAGGTCTGCACTGCTTGTAAGAACCTGAAAACTTCAGTACCATATCCTTTAACTGCGAAtgcagaaaaggaaaaaaagaatcAGATTAACATCAATGCATTAAAAATTACGATTCAATTACGTACCAAAGATATCTATTTTCTGAGAAACATACAAAATTGATGACAAGTGACATTTGATAAACAGATAAGTACTTCTTGGACGAAAAACTAAGAAAGATAATCACATGCCTATCTAGCTGCAGATGAGCACTCCCAAATGGTGAG harbors:
- the LOC108334565 gene encoding protein BREVIS RADIX; this encodes MFTCIACTKQTAEEGEEGCESGTSSTKEVVKSLSAQLKDMVLKFSGSYKQCRPCTGSSAYKKGQRPYPDFDTISEGVPYPYIGGASSTSTPAWDFTSSYIPGGRSDQRFMGGLNGDRTSRGPESAPACDVVVEEEDETKEWMAQVEPGVHITFVSLPNGGNDLKRIRFSREIFDKWQAQKWWGENYDRIMELYNVQRFNRQALNTPSRSEDEQRDSSYSRLTSGQESPGSMSLKEWTPRNHYKPSLNNQSEAMDQGGGPNFPAGSSVEASRTTTSSRDEPSMSNASDLEAEWIEQDEPGVYITIRQLADGTKELRRVRFSRERFGEGHAKKWWEDNRERIQAQYL